In a genomic window of Microterricola viridarii:
- the yjfF gene encoding galactofuranose ABC transporter, permease protein YjfF — protein MTGLAPEKTAEPAVQPPNRRAPRRATGPGFRPSPAGSGVDAPSTLTRVLSGIRHTFSSPKYGPVLVTLLLFIAVFVAGGLRYNGFFSGQVLLNLFVDNAYLIVLAVGMTFVIITGGIDLSVGAVVAMSTMIAASLLQGGWPPGVVIPLILVLTSLLGLLVGLMIHVFEVQPFIATLAAMFLARGLCYVISKDSISIVDPFFVSFAQTRIPLGGGLSITPSVIIALVVVLAAVWVLQYTRFGRTVYALGGSEQSGMLMGLPTARTKVLVYVISGLCSGIAGVLFTFYTLSGYSLTAVGTELDAIAAVVIGGTLLTGGYGFVLGSVLGVLVLGIIQTIITFEGTLSSWWTKIFIGGLLLVFIILQKVLTAKRR, from the coding sequence ATGACCGGCCTCGCTCCAGAGAAGACCGCAGAGCCCGCGGTTCAGCCTCCGAACCGGCGTGCGCCGCGGCGGGCGACCGGGCCCGGCTTCCGGCCGTCGCCGGCCGGCTCGGGCGTGGACGCGCCGAGCACGCTGACGCGGGTGCTCTCCGGCATCCGACACACCTTCAGCAGCCCGAAGTACGGCCCCGTGCTGGTGACGCTGCTGCTGTTCATCGCGGTCTTCGTGGCCGGCGGGCTGCGCTACAACGGCTTCTTCTCTGGCCAGGTGCTGCTCAACCTGTTTGTCGACAACGCCTATCTGATCGTGCTCGCCGTGGGGATGACGTTCGTGATCATCACGGGCGGCATCGACCTCTCGGTCGGGGCCGTGGTGGCGATGTCGACCATGATCGCCGCCAGCCTGCTGCAGGGCGGATGGCCGCCCGGCGTCGTGATCCCGCTGATCCTGGTGCTCACCTCGCTGCTCGGGCTGCTCGTCGGGCTGATGATCCACGTGTTCGAGGTGCAGCCGTTCATCGCGACGCTGGCCGCCATGTTCCTGGCACGCGGCCTCTGCTACGTGATCAGCAAGGACTCGATCTCGATCGTCGACCCCTTCTTCGTCAGCTTCGCGCAGACCCGGATCCCGCTCGGCGGCGGGCTGAGCATCACGCCCAGCGTGATCATCGCGCTCGTCGTCGTGCTGGCCGCCGTCTGGGTGCTGCAGTACACCCGCTTCGGGCGCACCGTGTACGCCCTCGGCGGCAGCGAGCAATCGGGCATGCTGATGGGCCTGCCGACGGCGCGCACCAAGGTGCTCGTCTACGTGATCAGCGGCCTCTGCTCCGGCATCGCCGGCGTGCTGTTCACCTTCTACACGCTCTCGGGCTACAGCCTGACGGCCGTCGGCACCGAGCTCGACGCCATCGCCGCGGTGGTGATCGGCGGCACGCTGCTGACCGGCGGCTACGGCTTCGTGCTCGGCTCGGTGCTCGGCGTGCTGGTGCTCGGCATCATCCAGACGATCATCACCTTCGAGGGCACGTTGAGCTCCTGGTGGACCAAGATCTTCATCGGCGGGCTGCTGCTGGTGTTCATCATTCTGCAGAAGGTGCTCACGGCGAAACGGCGATAG
- a CDS encoding ABC transporter permease → MNATIGKLAANRLFWPVVMLLALFAINLVAFPGFFAITIKDGHLFGSLIDILRNGAPMLIIAIGMTLVIATRGIDLSVGAICAIAGAVACSILLGSSDPSNPATVAVAIAVAVGISLLLGVWNGFLVAVLGIQPIIATLILMTAGRGVAMLITEGQILTVNSPPFKAIGSGFWVGVPIAVVIAAVVFAVAALITRRTALGLMIESVGINPEASRQAGVRARGLLFAVYTFCAFCAAIAGIILTANQTAADANNTGLFIELDAILAVVIGGTSLMGGRYSLTGTLVGALVIQTLVTTVYTVGIPPIATMVFKAAVVTVVCLLQSPATTAAFASWRRTAALRTAGKEMAA, encoded by the coding sequence GTGAACGCCACCATCGGCAAGCTTGCCGCCAACCGGCTGTTCTGGCCGGTCGTCATGCTGCTCGCGCTGTTCGCGATCAACCTGGTCGCCTTCCCCGGCTTCTTCGCGATCACGATCAAAGACGGCCACCTCTTCGGCAGCCTGATCGACATCCTGCGCAACGGCGCCCCCATGCTGATCATCGCCATCGGCATGACGCTCGTCATCGCCACCCGGGGCATCGACCTCTCGGTCGGCGCGATCTGCGCCATCGCCGGCGCGGTGGCCTGCTCCATCCTGCTCGGCTCCTCCGACCCGTCCAACCCGGCGACCGTGGCCGTGGCGATTGCCGTCGCCGTGGGCATCTCGCTGCTGCTCGGCGTGTGGAACGGCTTCCTGGTGGCGGTGCTCGGCATCCAGCCGATCATCGCGACCCTCATCCTGATGACGGCGGGGCGCGGGGTGGCGATGCTCATCACCGAGGGGCAGATCCTCACGGTGAACAGCCCGCCGTTCAAGGCGATCGGCTCGGGCTTCTGGGTCGGGGTGCCGATCGCGGTCGTCATCGCCGCCGTCGTCTTCGCGGTGGCCGCCCTGATCACCCGGCGCACCGCGCTCGGGCTGATGATCGAGTCGGTCGGCATCAACCCGGAGGCCAGCCGCCAGGCGGGCGTGCGGGCGCGCGGGCTGCTGTTCGCGGTCTACACCTTCTGCGCCTTCTGCGCGGCGATCGCCGGAATCATCCTCACCGCCAACCAGACGGCGGCGGATGCCAACAACACCGGCCTCTTCATCGAGCTGGACGCGATCCTCGCCGTCGTCATCGGCGGCACGTCGCTGATGGGCGGGCGCTACTCGCTCACCGGGACGCTCGTCGGGGCGCTCGTGATCCAGACCCTCGTCACCACCGTCTACACGGTCGGCATCCCGCCGATCGCCACCATGGTGTTCAAGGCGGCCGTGGTCACCGTGGTCTGCCTGCTGCAGTCGCCGGCCACCACGGCGGCATTCGCCTCCTGGCGACGAACGGCCGCGCTGCGCACGGCCGGAAAGGAGATGGCGGCATGA
- a CDS encoding sugar ABC transporter ATP-binding protein: MTGAAPVVDMTDISISFPGVKALDKVSFRMFPGEVHSLMGENGAGKSTLIKALTGVYGIDSGVITLAGEQVSFSGPAAAQAAGISTVYQEVNLLGNLTVAENIMLGREPRTWRGIDWKAMRARSTELLAGLHLDIDPNSLLNEHSLAVQQLVAIARAVDVQAKVLILDEPTSSLDADEVAELFRVIRSLKADGVAILFVSHFLDQVYGISDRLTVLRNGALVGEYLTEEILRIDLVQKMIGKELTALDDLDKRTHTASTASSVDNDEVVFVRASQLGRAGSVEPLSLPIGEGEVVGLAGLLGSGRTEIARLLGGIDRADAGELTISGKPVKLRTPRQALSHGIAYSSENRREEGIVADLTVRDNIVLALQADRGWFRPIPRKRQDELAESYIKALNIRPANPDALVRNLSGGNQQKVLLARWLAIAPRLLILDEPTRGIDIGAKAEIQKLVYSLAENGMSVVFISAELEEVLRLSNRVAVMRDRQLVADIENDDLTVESLLALIADGSDSASANSSVEAVLVDAGPAQSAPAQSVPSPNAPAPTAPDQNTPGGTP, encoded by the coding sequence ATGACAGGCGCAGCGCCCGTGGTCGACATGACCGACATCTCGATCTCATTCCCCGGAGTCAAAGCCCTCGACAAGGTGAGTTTCCGGATGTTCCCCGGCGAGGTCCACTCGCTGATGGGGGAGAACGGCGCGGGCAAGTCCACGCTGATCAAGGCGCTCACCGGCGTCTACGGCATCGACAGCGGCGTGATCACGCTGGCCGGCGAGCAGGTCTCGTTCTCCGGCCCCGCCGCCGCGCAGGCCGCCGGCATCAGCACGGTCTACCAAGAGGTGAACCTGCTCGGCAATCTCACCGTCGCCGAGAACATCATGCTCGGACGCGAGCCGCGCACCTGGCGCGGCATCGACTGGAAGGCGATGCGGGCACGCTCCACCGAGCTGCTCGCCGGCCTGCACCTCGACATCGACCCCAACTCCCTGCTCAACGAGCACTCGCTCGCCGTGCAGCAGCTCGTCGCCATCGCGCGCGCCGTCGACGTCCAGGCCAAGGTGCTGATCCTCGACGAGCCGACCTCGAGCCTCGACGCCGACGAGGTGGCCGAGCTGTTCCGCGTCATCCGCTCGCTCAAGGCCGACGGCGTCGCCATCCTCTTCGTCTCGCACTTCCTCGACCAGGTCTACGGCATCTCCGACCGCCTCACGGTGCTGCGCAACGGCGCACTCGTCGGCGAGTACCTCACCGAGGAGATCCTGCGCATCGACCTCGTGCAGAAGATGATCGGCAAGGAGCTCACCGCCCTCGACGACCTCGACAAGCGCACGCACACCGCCAGCACCGCGAGCAGCGTCGACAACGACGAGGTCGTCTTCGTGCGCGCCTCGCAGCTGGGCCGCGCCGGCTCGGTCGAGCCGCTCAGCCTGCCGATCGGCGAGGGCGAGGTCGTGGGCCTGGCCGGCCTGCTCGGCTCCGGGCGCACCGAGATCGCCCGCCTGCTCGGCGGCATTGACCGGGCGGATGCCGGCGAGCTCACGATCTCGGGCAAGCCCGTCAAACTGCGCACACCCCGCCAGGCGCTCAGCCATGGCATCGCCTACTCCTCGGAGAATCGCCGCGAGGAGGGCATCGTCGCCGACCTCACCGTGCGCGACAACATCGTGTTGGCGCTGCAGGCGGATCGCGGCTGGTTCCGCCCGATCCCGCGCAAGCGCCAGGACGAGCTCGCCGAGAGCTACATCAAGGCGCTCAACATCCGGCCGGCCAACCCGGACGCCCTCGTGCGCAACCTCTCCGGCGGAAACCAGCAGAAGGTGCTGTTGGCCCGCTGGCTGGCGATCGCGCCCCGGCTGCTGATCCTCGACGAGCCCACCCGCGGCATCGACATCGGGGCCAAGGCCGAGATCCAGAAACTCGTCTACTCCCTGGCCGAGAACGGCATGAGCGTCGTGTTCATCTCGGCCGAGCTGGAGGAGGTGCTGCGGCTCAGCAACCGGGTCGCCGTGATGCGCGACCGCCAGCTCGTCGCCGACATCGAGAACGACGACCTCACCGTCGAGTCGCTGCTCGCGCTCATCGCCGACGGCTCGGACTCCGCGTCCGCCAACTCCTCCGTCGAGGCGGTGCTCGTGGACGCCGGCCCGGCCCAGAGCGCACCGGCCCAGAGCGTCCCTTCCCCGAACGCCCCCGCCCCGACTGCACCAGACCAGAACACCCCCGGAGGTACCCCGTGA
- a CDS encoding ABC transporter substrate-binding protein — MKKLIGAFAAGAMLLALAGCAPAATGSGDAAAAGPKAESDLVVGFAQVGAESGWRTANTKDIQDSFKEAGIQLKFSDAQQKQENQIKAIRSYIQQKVDVIAFSPVVETGWDAVLNEAKDAGIPVVLTDRAVDSSDDSLYVTFLGSDFVLEGQKAGEWVLEEYKDQTEPVKIIQLEGTTGAAPAIDRAEGFAEAIKSDPKFEVVASQTGDFTRAGGKQVTEALLKANPGVNLIYAHNDDMGLGAIEAIEAAGLVPGKDIKIVTVDAVKDGMQALADGKINFIVECSPLLGKQLIEVVKQINNGETPEKRIVTEETTFTQEQAIEALPTRQY; from the coding sequence ATGAAGAAACTCATCGGAGCATTCGCAGCAGGAGCCATGCTGCTCGCACTCGCCGGATGCGCGCCGGCGGCGACCGGCAGCGGCGACGCCGCAGCCGCGGGCCCCAAGGCCGAGAGCGACCTCGTGGTCGGCTTCGCCCAGGTCGGCGCCGAGAGCGGATGGCGCACCGCCAACACCAAGGACATCCAGGACTCGTTCAAGGAAGCCGGAATCCAGCTCAAGTTCTCCGACGCCCAGCAGAAGCAGGAGAACCAGATCAAGGCGATCCGCTCGTACATCCAGCAGAAGGTCGACGTCATCGCCTTCTCGCCCGTCGTCGAGACCGGCTGGGACGCCGTGCTCAACGAGGCGAAGGATGCCGGCATCCCCGTCGTGCTGACCGACCGCGCGGTCGACTCCTCGGACGACTCGCTCTACGTCACCTTCCTCGGCTCCGACTTCGTGCTCGAGGGCCAGAAGGCCGGCGAGTGGGTGCTCGAGGAGTACAAGGACCAGACCGAGCCGGTCAAGATCATCCAGCTCGAGGGCACGACGGGCGCCGCGCCCGCCATCGACCGCGCAGAGGGCTTCGCCGAGGCCATCAAGTCCGACCCCAAGTTCGAGGTCGTCGCCTCGCAGACCGGTGACTTCACGCGTGCCGGCGGCAAGCAGGTGACCGAGGCGCTGCTCAAGGCCAACCCCGGCGTCAACCTGATCTACGCGCACAACGACGACATGGGTCTCGGCGCGATCGAGGCGATTGAGGCCGCCGGTCTCGTCCCGGGCAAGGACATCAAGATCGTCACGGTCGACGCGGTCAAGGACGGCATGCAGGCACTCGCCGACGGCAAGATCAACTTCATCGTGGAGTGCTCGCCGCTGCTCGGCAAGCAGCTCATCGAGGTTGTGAAGCAGATCAACAACGGCGAGACCCCGGAGAAGCGCATCGTCACCGAGGAGACGACCTTCACCCAGGAGCAGGCCATCGAGGCCCTGCCGACGCGCCAGTACTAG
- a CDS encoding type IV toxin-antitoxin system AbiEi family antitoxin domain-containing protein — MTETLELLSALGDGLITGRALREAGLNSDRINQCVRQGLLRRVRPSVYVTEAVWATLWPEQRHRLLVRATLLLAERDWVVSHLSAAAMHGLPTIGEWPSTVHVSDADALGGASSRHVTVHRGAPWAEIVVIGGILVTSLERTLADVAATEPLDRSLAVLDAAFRAARLDAGEVAAARGVPWRSAELRAVQDAAEVVVRDRVNAELERVAPRRGYRRAEFAIAFASGLAGSVGESLTRVRFQEHGFEIPELQVTFERSDGGEADVDFYWRGVRKAGEFDGRFKYTRGAVVGPGQDPGEIVYQEKLREDALRPQLRSMTRWVWDLVLPPLAFLRFTREAGVPLAQPVRHRRSAQRPGERAAG, encoded by the coding sequence ATGACGGAAACCCTGGAGCTGCTCAGTGCGCTCGGCGACGGCCTGATCACCGGGCGCGCACTGCGCGAGGCCGGCCTGAACTCCGACCGGATCAACCAGTGTGTGCGCCAGGGGCTGCTGCGCCGGGTGAGGCCGAGCGTGTACGTCACGGAGGCGGTCTGGGCGACGCTGTGGCCCGAGCAGCGGCACCGCCTGCTTGTGCGCGCGACGCTGCTGTTGGCCGAGCGGGACTGGGTGGTCTCGCACCTCTCCGCGGCGGCGATGCACGGCCTGCCGACGATCGGCGAGTGGCCGTCGACCGTGCACGTGAGCGACGCAGACGCGTTGGGTGGGGCGTCCTCGCGGCACGTCACGGTGCACCGCGGCGCACCGTGGGCCGAGATCGTTGTGATTGGCGGCATCCTCGTGACGTCGCTGGAGCGCACACTCGCGGATGTCGCCGCGACGGAGCCGTTGGACCGGTCGCTCGCCGTGCTCGACGCCGCGTTCCGCGCGGCCCGACTCGACGCGGGCGAGGTGGCAGCCGCCCGCGGCGTGCCGTGGCGGAGCGCCGAGCTGCGAGCGGTTCAGGATGCTGCGGAGGTGGTGGTACGCGACCGGGTGAACGCCGAGCTGGAACGCGTGGCGCCACGGCGGGGGTACCGGCGGGCGGAGTTCGCCATCGCGTTCGCGAGCGGGCTCGCCGGCAGCGTGGGGGAGAGCCTCACCCGGGTGCGCTTCCAGGAGCACGGCTTCGAGATCCCGGAGCTGCAGGTGACGTTCGAGCGCTCCGATGGGGGCGAGGCCGACGTCGACTTCTACTGGCGCGGCGTGCGCAAGGCCGGCGAGTTCGACGGCAGGTTCAAGTACACCCGCGGTGCCGTCGTCGGGCCCGGGCAGGACCCGGGCGAGATCGTGTACCAAGAGAAACTGCGCGAGGACGCGCTGCGGCCGCAACTGCGTTCGATGACGAGGTGGGTCTGGGACCTCGTGCTCCCGCCGCTGGCGTTCCTGCGATTCACGCGGGAGGCGGGCGTGCCGCTCGCTCAGCCGGTGCGCCACCGGCGGAGCGCGCAGCGGCCGGGGGAGCGCGCTGCCGGGTAG
- the mmsB gene encoding multiple monosaccharide ABC transporter permease gives MTKLENRPTDNAAAASQVHPASNKFTNWLSHVLADLGKNGIFLALIAVVVLFTVLTDGILLRPQNISNLIVQNGYILVLAIGMVMVIIAGHIDLSVGSVAAFVGACSGVFAVNWGLPWWLAIVLSLAIGALVGVWQGFWIAYVGIPAFIVTLAGMLIFRGLALVVLGNANIGSFPAEYRALGNGFLTDLFGTFPIDPLTVGVGVIAIAALIIQQVRTRAGRQKYGQEVEPLAWFITKLVLITVVIGAFAYALASYKGIPVTLIVLAVLVMIYGIIMNRSVFGRHIYAIGGNRHAAELSGVKARRVDFLLFVNMGVLAALAGLIFTARLNLAGPKAGDGFELEAISAAFIGGAAVQGGVGTIAGAIIGGLIIGVLNNGMSIMGIGIEWQQAVKGLVLLLAVAFDVYNKRRAGAGR, from the coding sequence ATGACAAAACTTGAAAACCGGCCGACGGACAACGCGGCGGCGGCCAGCCAGGTTCACCCGGCTTCGAACAAGTTCACCAACTGGCTCAGCCACGTGCTGGCCGACCTCGGCAAGAACGGCATCTTCCTGGCGCTAATCGCCGTGGTCGTGCTGTTCACGGTGCTGACCGACGGCATCCTGCTGCGCCCGCAGAACATCTCCAACCTGATCGTGCAGAACGGCTACATCCTCGTTCTCGCGATCGGCATGGTGATGGTCATCATCGCCGGCCACATCGACCTCTCGGTCGGTTCCGTCGCCGCCTTCGTCGGGGCCTGCTCCGGCGTGTTCGCGGTGAACTGGGGCCTGCCCTGGTGGCTCGCGATCGTGCTGTCGCTCGCCATCGGCGCCCTGGTCGGCGTCTGGCAGGGCTTCTGGATCGCCTATGTCGGGATCCCCGCGTTCATCGTGACGCTGGCCGGCATGCTGATCTTCCGAGGGCTCGCGCTCGTGGTGCTCGGCAACGCCAACATCGGCTCCTTCCCGGCGGAGTACCGCGCGCTCGGCAACGGCTTCCTGACTGACCTGTTCGGCACGTTCCCGATCGACCCGCTCACCGTCGGCGTCGGCGTGATCGCCATCGCGGCGCTGATCATCCAGCAGGTGCGCACCCGTGCCGGCCGCCAGAAGTACGGCCAGGAGGTCGAGCCGCTCGCCTGGTTCATCACCAAGCTGGTGCTCATCACCGTCGTGATCGGCGCCTTCGCCTACGCGCTCGCCTCCTACAAGGGCATCCCCGTCACGCTGATCGTCCTCGCCGTGCTCGTCATGATCTACGGCATCATCATGAACCGCAGCGTGTTCGGCCGCCACATCTACGCCATCGGCGGCAACCGCCACGCGGCGGAGCTCTCCGGTGTCAAGGCGCGTCGCGTCGACTTCCTGCTGTTCGTCAACATGGGCGTGCTCGCGGCCCTCGCCGGCCTCATCTTCACCGCCCGCCTGAACCTGGCCGGGCCGAAGGCCGGTGACGGCTTCGAGCTCGAGGCCATCTCCGCGGCCTTCATCGGTGGCGCGGCCGTGCAGGGCGGTGTCGGCACCATCGCCGGCGCCATCATCGGTGGCCTCATCATCGGTGTGCTGAACAACGGTATGTCGATCATGGGTATTGGCATCGAGTGGCAGCAGGCCGTCAAGGGCCTCGTGCTGCTGCTCGCCGTCGCCTTCGACGTCTACAACAAGCGCCGCGCCGGCGCCGGGCGCTAG
- the mmsA gene encoding multiple monosaccharide ABC transporter ATP-binding protein: MTTNILEMRGITKTFPGVKALSNVTLSAERGEVLAICGENGAGKSTLMKVLSGVYPHGSYTGDIVFEDEIVEFKDITDSEAKGIVIIHQELALSPYLSIAENIFLNNELKNSFGLIDWNKTNHEAQKLLARVGLSDNPTTRIMDIGVGKQQLVEIAKALSKRVKLLILDEPTAALNDEDSNHLLNLILHLKGQGITSIIISHKLNEIKKIADSVTVIRDGKTIETIAKTDVTEERIIKDMVGRDLESRYPDHTPNIGEELLRVEDWTAHHPQDQSRVVVDNVNLTVHAGEIVGIAGLMGAGRTEFAMSLFGRSYGTKISGRVFKRGQEIKTRTVSEAIANGIAYATEDRKTYGLNLIEDIKRNISMASLGKLEKWGLVHDNEEYRVANEFRTSMNIKAPSVLAKTGKLSGGNQQKVVLSKWIYSDPDVLILDEPTRGIDVGAKYEIYAIINKLAAEGKGIIVISSELPELLGISDRVYAISEGRITGELPIAEATPESVLKLMTMEKPR, translated from the coding sequence GTGACCACCAACATTCTGGAGATGCGCGGCATCACCAAGACGTTCCCCGGTGTCAAAGCACTCTCCAACGTCACGCTCTCTGCCGAGCGCGGCGAGGTGCTCGCGATCTGCGGCGAGAACGGCGCGGGCAAGTCCACCCTCATGAAGGTGCTGAGTGGCGTCTACCCGCACGGCAGCTACACCGGCGACATCGTCTTCGAAGACGAGATCGTCGAGTTCAAGGACATCACCGATAGCGAGGCCAAGGGCATCGTCATCATCCACCAGGAGCTGGCGCTCAGCCCCTACCTCTCTATTGCAGAGAACATCTTCCTCAACAACGAGTTGAAGAACTCCTTCGGGCTGATCGACTGGAACAAGACCAACCACGAGGCGCAGAAGCTGCTCGCCCGGGTTGGCCTGAGCGACAACCCGACCACGCGCATCATGGACATCGGCGTCGGCAAGCAGCAGCTGGTCGAGATCGCCAAGGCGCTCTCCAAGCGCGTCAAGCTGCTCATCCTCGACGAGCCGACGGCTGCCCTCAACGACGAGGACTCCAACCACCTGCTCAATCTGATCCTGCACCTCAAGGGCCAGGGCATCACGTCGATCATCATCAGCCACAAGCTGAACGAGATCAAGAAGATCGCCGACTCGGTCACCGTCATCCGTGACGGCAAGACGATCGAGACGATCGCGAAGACGGATGTCACAGAAGAGCGCATCATCAAGGACATGGTCGGCCGCGACCTCGAGAGCCGCTACCCGGACCACACGCCGAACATCGGCGAGGAGCTGCTGCGCGTCGAGGACTGGACCGCGCACCACCCGCAGGACCAGAGCCGCGTCGTCGTCGACAACGTGAACCTCACCGTGCACGCCGGCGAGATCGTCGGCATCGCCGGGCTGATGGGCGCCGGCCGCACCGAGTTCGCGATGAGCCTGTTCGGACGCAGCTACGGCACCAAGATCTCCGGCCGCGTGTTCAAGCGCGGGCAGGAGATCAAGACGCGCACCGTGTCGGAGGCGATCGCCAACGGCATCGCGTACGCCACCGAGGACCGCAAGACCTACGGGCTCAACCTGATCGAGGACATCAAGCGCAACATCTCGATGGCCTCCCTCGGCAAGCTCGAGAAGTGGGGCCTCGTTCACGACAACGAGGAGTACCGCGTCGCGAACGAGTTCCGCACGAGCATGAACATCAAGGCGCCGTCGGTGCTGGCCAAGACCGGCAAGCTCTCCGGCGGCAACCAGCAGAAGGTCGTGCTGTCGAAGTGGATCTACTCCGACCCCGACGTCCTCATCCTCGACGAGCCCACCCGCGGCATCGACGTGGGCGCCAAGTACGAGATCTACGCGATCATCAACAAGCTCGCGGCGGAGGGCAAGGGCATCATCGTGATCTCCTCCGAGCTGCCGGAGCTGCTCGGCATCTCTGACCGCGTCTACGCGATCTCCGAGGGCCGCATCACGGGCGAGCTGCCCATCGCGGAGGCCACACCGGAATCCGTCCTCAAACTCATGACCATGGAAAAGCCCCGCTAG
- the chvE gene encoding multiple monosaccharide ABC transporter substrate-binding protein, whose protein sequence is MKTKKVLLAMFTAGAMLALAACASSPAGTDGGSGEGAGNGGLIGVAMPTKSSERWIQDGNAVKEQLEAQGFKVDLQYAEDDIPTQVSQIENMITKGAEALIIASIDGTTLSSVLEQAAENEIPVIAYDRLIRDTDNIDYYVTFNNYIVGQQQAWSVLNGLGLVELDGTAIADAPAGPFNVELFAGSPDDNNATFFWQGAIDELQPFIDAGTVVVKSGQTNFEQAAILRWDGEVAQKRMENLLTSTYSDGSKVNGVLSPYDGLSRGIISALTDAGYSVGAEWPIISGQDAELDSVKAINSGEQFATIFKDTRELAKVAVEMASALLNGTDVQVNDTETYDNGNFVVPSFLLSSQVVVKDNITSVLVDSGYWTAEEIKG, encoded by the coding sequence GTGAAGACGAAGAAGGTTCTTCTCGCGATGTTCACCGCCGGGGCCATGCTGGCACTGGCGGCATGCGCCAGCTCGCCGGCGGGCACCGATGGCGGCAGCGGCGAGGGCGCAGGCAACGGCGGCCTCATTGGCGTGGCAATGCCCACCAAGAGCTCCGAGCGCTGGATCCAGGACGGCAACGCCGTCAAGGAGCAGCTCGAGGCCCAGGGCTTCAAGGTCGACCTGCAGTACGCAGAGGACGACATCCCCACCCAGGTCTCGCAGATCGAGAACATGATCACCAAGGGCGCAGAGGCCCTGATCATCGCCTCCATCGACGGCACCACGCTGAGCAGCGTGCTCGAGCAGGCCGCCGAGAACGAGATCCCGGTCATCGCCTACGACCGCCTCATCCGTGACACCGACAACATCGACTACTACGTCACGTTCAACAACTACATCGTCGGCCAGCAGCAGGCCTGGTCGGTTCTGAACGGACTCGGCCTCGTCGAGCTCGACGGCACCGCCATCGCCGACGCACCGGCAGGCCCCTTCAACGTGGAGCTGTTCGCCGGTTCGCCCGACGACAACAACGCCACCTTCTTCTGGCAGGGTGCCATCGACGAGCTCCAGCCCTTCATTGACGCCGGCACCGTCGTCGTCAAGAGCGGCCAGACCAACTTCGAGCAGGCCGCCATCCTCCGCTGGGACGGCGAAGTTGCCCAGAAGCGCATGGAGAACCTGCTGACGTCGACCTACTCCGACGGCTCCAAGGTCAACGGCGTTCTCTCGCCCTACGACGGACTCTCCCGTGGAATCATCTCCGCTCTGACCGACGCTGGCTACAGCGTGGGCGCCGAGTGGCCGATCATCTCCGGCCAGGACGCCGAGCTCGACTCGGTCAAGGCCATCAACTCGGGCGAGCAGTTCGCCACCATCTTCAAGGACACCCGCGAGCTGGCCAAGGTCGCAGTTGAGATGGCATCCGCCCTCCTCAACGGCACCGACGTCCAGGTCAACGACACCGAGACCTACGACAACGGCAACTTCGTCGTGCCGTCGTTCCTGCTCTCCTCGCAGGTCGTCGTGAAGGACAACATCACCTCTGTCCTCGTTGACAGCGGCTACTGGACCGCAGAAGAGATCAAGGGCTAA
- a CDS encoding L-ribulose-5-phosphate 4-epimerase, whose amino-acid sequence MSGYGPTIEVAIARVRADVAQLHSELTRNELVVWTGGNVSARVPGADLFVIKPSGVAYDDLAPENMILCDLDGAVIDGTPGSGRAPSSDTAAHAYVYRNMPEVGGVVHTHSPYATAWAARGEEIPCVLTAIADEFGGPIPVGPFAVIGDDSIGRGIVETLTGHRSKAVLMANHGPFTIGPSARAAVKAAVMVEDAARTVHLARQAGEIIEIPQPAIDALFDRYQNVYGQATEVRRQKPAPRVRARTASGA is encoded by the coding sequence ATGAGCGGCTACGGTCCGACCATCGAGGTGGCCATCGCCCGCGTCCGTGCCGACGTGGCCCAGCTGCACTCCGAACTGACCCGCAACGAGCTCGTCGTGTGGACGGGCGGCAATGTCTCCGCCCGGGTCCCCGGCGCCGACCTCTTCGTGATCAAGCCGTCCGGCGTCGCCTACGACGACCTCGCACCCGAGAACATGATCCTCTGCGACCTCGACGGCGCCGTCATCGACGGCACCCCCGGCAGCGGCCGGGCACCGTCCAGCGACACCGCCGCCCACGCATACGTCTACCGGAATATGCCGGAGGTCGGCGGCGTCGTGCACACCCACTCGCCCTACGCGACGGCCTGGGCCGCCCGCGGCGAGGAGATCCCCTGCGTGCTCACGGCCATCGCCGACGAGTTCGGCGGCCCGATCCCGGTCGGCCCATTCGCCGTCATCGGCGACGACTCGATCGGCCGCGGCATCGTCGAGACGCTTACCGGCCACCGCTCCAAGGCCGTGCTGATGGCGAACCACGGCCCGTTCACGATCGGCCCCAGCGCGCGGGCAGCCGTCAAGGCCGCCGTCATGGTGGAGGACGCCGCCCGCACCGTGCACCTGGCCCGGCAGGCCGGCGAGATCATCGAGATTCCCCAACCCGCGATCGACGCACTCTTCGATCGCTATCAAAACGTCTACGGACAGGCGACGGAGGTTCGTCGCCAGAAGCCAGCACCCCGTGTGCGGGCCCGAACGGCGAGTGGCGCATAG